One stretch of Eretmochelys imbricata isolate rEreImb1 chromosome 1, rEreImb1.hap1, whole genome shotgun sequence DNA includes these proteins:
- the LOC144259212 gene encoding C3a anaphylatoxin chemotactic receptor-like: MSLLLRSNSTYKPDDGATLQYAPEIICSLIIFIVTFILGLLGNGLVIWVAGLKMKRTVNTVWFLHLAMADFLCCMSLPFSIIHLILHEYWPYGHFLCKVIPSAIILNMFASVFLLTVISIDRCLMVMKPVWCQNHRTVRLASVVCGCIWLLAFLMCCPAFLYRETFTDEFGKTVCHYQFGDDRDYGDYMDYGNGNDSALSSGISQDENPVGFSSADIPSSLYNDTDLLGNLNDYSSYSSRPATLLTISITRIVFGFLLPFSIIAACYILIAVKMHGARFTKPRGKTLRVILVVVVAFFVCWAPFHAVEALSLLAMPGTRFRETVALWDHLSTALAYANSCINPLLYVFVGRDFRRKAHRSVQGILEVAFNEEVTRSTSYSRDRTKTSADRDISSNTL, from the coding sequence ATGTCTCTGCTCCTGAGGAGTAACAGCACCTACAAGCCAGATGATGGTGCCACACTACAGTACGCGCCAGAAATCATTTGTTCCTTAATTATCTTCATTGTCACCTTTATCCTGGGTCTCCTGGGCAATGGCTTGGTGATCTGGGTGGCTGGCCTGAAAATGAAGCGGACCGTGAACACTGTGTGGTTCCTGCACCTTGCCATGGCTGACTTCCTGTGCTGCATGTCTCTGCCATTCTCCATCATTCACCTGATCCTCCATGAGTACTGGCCATATGGCCACTTCCTCTGCAAGGTTATCCCATCAGCCATCATCCTCAACATGTTTGCCAGTGTCTTTCTCCTCACTGTCATCAGCATTGACCGGTGCTTGATGGTAATGAAACCAGTTTGGTGTCAGAACCACCGTACTGTGAGGCTTGCATCAGTGGTGTGCGGTTGTATCTGGCTCCTGGCCTTTCTTATGTGCTGTCCTGCCTTCCTCTACCGTGAGACCTTCACAGATGAATTCGGCAAAACTGTGTGTCATTATCAATTTGGAGATGATAGGGATTATGGAGATTATATGGATTACGGGAACGGGAATGATTCAGCGTTGAGCTCTGGCATATCCCAAGATGAAAATCCTGTTGGTTTCTCCAGTGCTGATATTCCTAGCAGCCTTTACAATGATACTGACTTACTGGGGAACTTGAATGATTACTCCTCCTACAGCAGTCGGCCAGCCACCCTACTGACCATCAGTATTACCAGGATTGTTTTtggcttcctccttccctttagCATAATTGCAGCTTGCTACATCCTTATTGCTGTCAAGATGCATGGAGCCCGATTTACCAAACCCCGTGGTAAGACCCTGCGAGTGATCCTGGTTGTGGTAGTAGCATTCTTTGTCTGCTGGGCTCCATTTCACGCAGTTGAGGCACTGTCTCTCCTAGCTATGCCAGGCACCAGATTTAGGGAGACAGTGGCACTGTGGGACCACCTCTCTACAGCACTAGCCTATGCCAACAGCTGCATCAACCCTTTGCTCTACGTATTTGTGGGGCGGGACTTCAGGCGGAAGGCACACCGATCAGTGCAGGGCATCTTGGAGGTCGCCTTCAACGAGGAAGTTACACGCTCCACTTCCTACTCACGGGACAGGACCAAGACTTCAGCAGACAGGGATATCAGCAGCAACACCCTCTAA